Below is a window of Fulvitalea axinellae DNA.
TGACCGGCAGGCGTATTCTTTTTTATATAAAAAATATTGGGATGAACTCTTCAGGGTAGCCTATCACCTCACCGATTCTTTGGCCGATACGGAAGACCTTTTGCATGAGCTCTTCGCGGAGCTTTGGCTGAAAAAAGAGCGGGTGGAGATTGCCGGCTCATTCGGGGCTTACGTGCGGACTTCATTGAAGTATAAAGTCTTCAGGCATTATGACCGCAAAAGAAGAAAAGGGGAGTGGAACGAGGAAGTGATGAAAGATCGTTTGGTGGCGGCGGGGTCGGCCGACCAGCCTTTGTCTTTTGAGGAACTTTACGGCCTTATAGAAGTGGCCGTGGAGAATTTGCCGGAAAAATGCCGGGCGGTTTACAAATTGAGTAGGGAAGAGAATAAGAACGTAAGGGAGATTGCCCAGATATTGGGAATATCGCCCAATACGGCCCAAAACCATATCAATAAAGCGCTGAAAGAGTTGAGGTTAAGTCTCCGGGACTATGTGGGCGTGGCTTTGCTTTTGTCGTCGATTTGGAACGAATAGGCTAATGGCTTAAAGTCCGGGATTCGGAGTTTTTCAAAATAATTTAATTTTTTTTCAAAACTGACTAGTTGTGATCGGCGCTTTGCCGCACTATACTTTTGAACGGGAGAAAGGTTATGCGAAATCAGGAACTTATATCGAAGCTTTTAGAAGGGGAAATCGACGCTGGCGGATTGGAAGAGCTTAATGATTGGTACGCTAAGCGGGCGAATGGAGCGGAACTTCCGGAGGATATAGCGCAACGGTCTGGGGAAATTAAGGCCGGAATGTGGAAGAAATTGAGCAAGGAAGTGTTGGCGGAGAGTCCGGAAAAGAAAACGATATGGAAAAGTCTCGTTTTCCGCACCTCGATTGCCGCTTCGTTGGCCTTGGCCGTTTTGTCGTTTGCCCTTTATTGGATGGCTCCGGTGGGGAATGAGCGGATGATAGTGAAAACGAACACTACGGCGGAACCGATGCGTCTGACTTTGCCCGACGGTTCGGCTGTTTGGTTGAACAGGAATACGGAAATCAGGTACCGGGAAAACTTTTCCGAAAAGCGGGGAATCGTTCTGGAAAAGGGCGAAGCTTATTTCGATGTCGAAAGGGATGAAGACAAACCGTTTACTGTGAAGTCGAGCGAATTGGTGACGACTGTGCTGGGTACGGAGTTCAATGTAAAGACATTTGAAAACGGAAACGGCGAGGTTGCGGTAGCCGAAGGAAAGGTGAAAGTGTCCGGCTCTGACTCTACGCAAGAGGAAAAAGGCTATGTGCTAACCGTGGGCGAAGAGGTGGTTTATGACAAAGCCTCGGACGAAATGCGGAAGGCTGTCGCCGATCTGGATATTCTGCTTTGCTGGAAAAGGGAAAAGCTCGTTTTCGACGGCGTAAAGCTCTCCAAAGCCTTCGCGATGTTGGAAGTGCGGTTCGGCAAGGAAATCCATGTGGTTGACGCCGAGGTGAATGATTGTGAGATTTTCGGAATGTACGAGGATGAGGATTTGGCCCACATTCTCAAGACTATGAGTTTCGCCGTCGGTTTTGAAATGGAGTTTTCGGAGCGCGACGGGACTATTTTGATAAAGGGAAAAGGGTGTCGCTAACAGTTTTTTGAGCCACTGCTTTTCTGTTTTCTAAATTAAAATTGAGTTTTGAAATATAGCTTGGGGATAGCCCCGGGCTAGCGGATCATGTTTTTGACGAATAAAAAATCGCAAAGCCCGAGAGTGAGTTTTTTCGGTTGGGCGTATTATGAGAATTTAATTTAGGAAGTGACTGACCGGACCAAGTACCACCCCGGCCGGACAGCCACCGATGTCTAAATAATCTTCAACTATTTAAACAGTGCAAAAGTATGGGAAAAATTCTATCTAATGCAATCGTAAGGCGCACATTGTCGTTGACGGTGTTTTTTTGCGTCCTTTTTTCGTCCGTCGCCATATCCAGTGATATTGGAAGCCAATCGGACGTTGCGGAATCCGGCGAGCGGATGACCCTGAAAGTGCGGGGCGTTACGCTTGAGAATGTTTTTTCTATGATAGAGGCCCAAACCTCTTTTAAGTTTATTTATCGGAAAGACAACGGCGAGACCAGCAAGAAGGTAACGCTTATGATGGAACGGGAAGATCTGAACACCGTTCTTAAGGAAATCGGCAAACAGACGGGGGCCAGCTTCCAGACAGTAAAGAATTCTATTTCTGTCAAAATTGGAGAAACGCCGAAAGGGGCCGTAAAATCAAAAAAACAACAGGAGCGCAGGCTAAAAGGCAAAGTGACCGATGCCGACTCCGGCGAAGCGCTGATCGGCGCTACGGTAATGATCAAGGGCACTACGCAGGGAACCACAACTAATATGGAGGGTGTTTTTGACTTGCCTTTGCCGGCTGGCGCCACGGCCGTTATCGTCTCTTTTGTCGGGTATACGGAGGAGGAGCTTGAGATCGCCAACAGCTCATTCATCGATATCAAACTGCGCCCGGATATGTCAACCCTCGGCGAGGTGGTGGTGACGGCCATCGGCATCAAGAGAGAGAAAGCCAAATTGGGATATGCCATCAGCGAAGTGTCGGGATCGGAAATCGCCGAGTCGGTTGACAATAACGTTTTCAATTCCCTGAAAGGAAAAGTGCCGGGGATGGTGATCAATACCGCTACGGGCGGTTCCACGGGATCCTCAAACGTGGTGCTTCGCGGTTATTCCACCGTTCAGGGCGATAACCAAGCGCTGATCGTTGTCGACGGTATTCCTTATTCCAATAATTCGTTCGGTCAGGGAAACAGCAACAGCGGGATTGACTTGGGTAGCGGTATCGGCGATATCAACCCTGAGGATATCGAGAGCGTAACGGTTTTGAAAGGCGCCAACGCCTCGGCTTTGTACGGATCCAGGGCCATAAACGGCGCTATTGTGATCACTACCAAAAAAGGAAGCGGCAAGAAAGGCTGGGGAGTCCAGTTTTCGAGCAGTATGGTAGTGAAGGAAATGGGTTTCGAGCCGGACTTGCAAAACGAATACGGGCAGGGAGGCAGCGCCAAAACTTTCGGTGAGTTTGACGGAGTGGACGATGACGGGATGCCTTACTTGGCGCTGAACAACGTCCGGAGTTGGGGAGCGAAGTTTGACGGGCAGGATGTTAGCGTAAAATGGATCAGGGAAGAGCCCGTGAGAAAATACGTTTCGCAACCGGATAACTACAAAGACTTTTTCCGTACGGGAACAAATTTCATCAACAACCTGAGTGTCACTGGCTCCGCCGATAAAGCTACGATCAGGGTCAATATAATGGCGAATAACCTTAAGGATATCGTACCGACATCGGAACAGGACAAGTATGGCCTGACCGTTCGCGGAACGCAACAAATAGGGGAACGCATAAATCTCGACGCCAAGCTTTCTTATATCACCAGCCAGACCCACAATCGTCTGACTTTGGGCAACCAGCGCGGAGCGTATAGCGGTTTGGTGACGGGGCCGAGGAGTTTTTATCTTGATGACCTGAAGCGCTACAGATATCCGGTAACCGGAAAAACGTATGACCAGCACAGAACGTTCGGCGACAATATGCCTGTGGCTTGGAGTACGAGTACGGGATCCAGCGCCGGTAACCCTTATTGGGAATTGTATGAAAACCCGAACGATGACAAGCGCGACCGCCTGAACGGAATGGTGAAAGTGGGCGTGGACATTTTGCCCGGCCTTCAGGTTTTCGGCCGAATCGGTTGGGACAATTCGTATATCGAAGCCCGCAAAGTGGCGGAGAAATATTCCAGATACTACCGCTTCGACGGGCAGTTGACCAGTTCTATGGGCGAACGCACGGAGCTGAATACCGATTTCTTGGTTTCTTACAATAAAGATATCAATTCCGATTTCTCCGTATCGGCTAACGTGGGCGGAAACAGAAGAAAAGAGGAACGGACATACAAGGAACTGCACGGTACGCATTTTACCGTAATGGATTTCAACTCGTTCAACAATATCGAACATAGATACCAGAGCGAATCGAAGGAAGAGCGCGCGGTGAACTCCGTGTACGGTATGGTAGCTTTTTCTTACAAAAATATAGCGAACATCGACGCCACATTGCGAAACGATTGGACTTCGACATTGCCTGACGGAAACAACTCGTTCCTTTATCCTTCGGTAAGCGGTTCGTTGGTTTTCTCGGAAGCGTTCAATATCAAGGGCAAAATATTGTCTTTCGGTAAGTTGCGGGCTTCCTACGCCGAAGTGGGTAACGATACCAGACCGTATATCACCAAACGGGCTTACTCTTTCAACAACGACGAAATGGGCAGGGCTTACGCCTATCTCCCGAAAAGGGTTTGGAACGAAGGCTTAAAGCCGGAGCGGAACAAGTCGGTCGAGCTCGGTTTGGATCTCGGTTTTTTTGATGACAGGCTTTCTCTGGATCTGACTTGGTATCGCAGTAATGTGGTAAACCAGATTTTGGAATCGTCACCGTTGGCCATCAGCTCGGGTTATGAGAGCTGGGCTATCAACGCCGGCGAAATCCAGAATTCGGGTATAGAATTAAGCCTCTCGGCTATTCCTGTTAGGGTAGGGAAGTTCCAGTGGACAACCCGTTTCAATTATGCGGACAACGTTTCCGAGGTGGTGGCATTTGACGAGGACACCGACCAGATCGTGTTGGGCAATGGCCGTGGCGTGCAGATTTTGGCGAAAAAAGGCGAGCCGTACGGAGCCATCTACGGACGTAAATTCCTGAGAAACGATGAGGGCGTAGTGGTGGTGGACCAGCACGGCTTTCCGATGTACGAAGAAGGCGACCAGCGGATCGGGAACGTAATGCCGGACTTTACGGCGGCCGTAAACAACGAGTTCAGTTACGGAAAATGGCGGATGAACGTACTGGTCGATATGTCTTTCGGCGGAGAAATCACCTCTTGGTCGGAAACGTGGATGGGACTCCGCGGTACGGCGTCCAAGACTTTGGAAGGCAGGGCCGAATGGATCCAAGCGCGTGAGAACGGAAATGTGGACGAGGAACACATCTATAGTTCCGAAGGCGGTTATGGAGAATGGGTAGGCAACAGCGTGTACGAGGACGGAACCCCGAACGAGGGCGAGAACGCCAAATACCTGAACCCGTACCGTTATTGGGACGAAATGAAAAGGGACAAAGCCGGCGAATCGACTTTGGTGGACGCTTCGTACGTGAAGCTTCGCGAACTGAGCCTGAGTTATGATTTGACCGATTTGGCCAAGAAAATCGGAGCGCCGATAAAGAACGCCAGCCTTTCGTTTTCCGGCAGGAACTTACTTCTGTTACATTCGGATTCAGATCTTTTCGATCCCGATTCTTACAGGTTCAGCACCGGCACCAGCTCCTTGGGCATCGAGTCGGCGGCATGGCCTAGCATGCGTTCTTACGCCTTCACTTTCAGAGCTTCATTTTAATCAAAACGACAGAACCAATGACATCCAGATATCTTAATATACCGTTTTTGGCCCTGATTTTTTCGTTCTGCCTCTTTTCTTGCGAAAGGGATTTCGAAGAATTCAATACAAATGGCAACGCATTGGAAGAGGTTAGCCCCGTGTTTCAGGTGGGGGAAATTACCCGCGATTTGCACCAGAGTTATTCCCAAAGCTATAATGTGGGAAGCGAGTGGCAACACCAATGGGCCCGCTCATACGGCGATACCAGAGGCTATATTTACGACAACGGACAAGCGCACGCGTGGAAAGAAAGCTACGCCGCTTATCGCGATATTGTCGATCTGATAGGCAAAGTGGAGCCCGGCACCGCGGAAGAGAATCCGGTGATTTACTCGGTGGCTTTGGTGGCCAAAGTTTTCCACTTCCATATGCTCACCGACCTTTACGGCGACGTGCCGTATACGGAGGCGGGCCAGGGAGCCTCAGGCTTGGTGAAACCCGGATATACCGCCCAAAATGAAATCTATTCAGACTTGTTCGCTTCGTTAGACGAGGCGATCGCCCTGCTCGATGGAGCCGATAATCTTACGGGACTCAATGACATCGACCGGTTGTACGCCGGCGAAGCGGAAAAATGGCTCCGCTTCGCCAATTCTTTACGCTTGCGTATGGGAATGCGAGTGCGCTACGCCGATCCGGCTTTGGCCGAAAGGGAAGTGGGCAAAGCGTTGGCGGAGAAGCTGATAGAAGAAAACGAGCATAACGCTAAAGTCTTTGAATTTGAGAGCCAGATGTTCCAAAAAGAAAAAGAGAACATGATGCACCCGAGTGTTTTTATGGTTGATTTTATGGCTGGAGACCCTCGGTACGATCTCTATTTCGGGCCGAATACCAAGGGCGAAATCATTGGTTACGTAAACGGATCGGTGGAGACTCAGGGCGACTTTTCGAGAATAGGCCAAGGCATAGCGATAAAAGATCGGCCGGACAGAATTATGGGAGCCTCCGAGGTTGCGTTTTTATTGGCGGAGGCTCATCTGTTCGGTATCGGTACGGCAAACGACACCGATAAGGCGAACGAGGCTTACCGGAAAGGAATACGGACCAGTATGGAATTTTGGGGAGTTGAAGCCGGACCGATCGAAGAGTTTTTGACAAAGGAAAAAACAACTTTGTCGGGAACGGACGAAGAAAAGCTCGAAATGGTAATAATGCAAAAATGGGCCGACCTGATCGATAATGGTGTGGAGACTTATGCCGAGGGTAGGCGTACGGGATATCCGGTGATTGCGCAACGCAAAGACGCCGGGCTTTTCGTCCTCGGCGATACCGACGGCGTGATGCCTAGAAAATGCAAATACCCGGAAAGCGAGGCTTTCTACAATACGGAAAACTTCCAGAAGATGTCAGCGCAACACGACTTTCTGACCAAGGTGTGGTGGGATAAAAAATAAGATTGATCCCAAATTAAGAACCCGTCAATACGTTTAGAAGAACGTCCGAATCGGTCTAGCCCACCGAGGAGGACGTTCTTTTTTATAAAAGGCAAGGACCTAACATCAGGTAAGCTTTAGAAACAGTTGGTGTACCTAATACCTAATACCAAATACAGCCACTCTACTTGTCAAAATCAATTTTAACCTTTTCACTCACCGGATAAGCTTGGCAAGTGAGAATCGCTCCGTTTTTAATTTCCTCTTCGGTTAGGGCAAAACAGGATTTCATTTCCGTTTTTCCGTTTACCAAAGTAGCTGTGCAAGTTCCGCAAACTCCGCTTTCGCAGGAGTAGGGTACATCGGCGCCGGAATCGAGCAAGGATCGAAGGATCGTGTTGCCGGATTTCACTTCCGTTTTTATGGTTTTTCCGTCTAAAGAGGCTTCCAATTCGGCGTTGTCGACAGGGGTGACGGTTTTGTCAAGGTTACTGTCGGAGTGGCCGAACATCTCTATTTTGATTTGCTCGGAAGGTACGCCCAATGAAAGCAAAGTGTCGCGGACGCAGAGATTCATCGCTTCCGGCCCGCAGACGAAATACTCGGTGCTTTGCGCTATCGGCGGATGCTCGTTGATAAAGGCTTCCAAGCTTTTGGCGTCGATGCGCCCTTTTTTGCCTTCCCATTGCTTCCAGCTCGACCAGACTTTTGGAGAGCTTAGCGTATGGCAAACCTTTAACCGGTCAAGATGATTCAGCCTAAGCTTTTCGAGTTCTTTCTCGAAAATAATGCTGTCTTGGTCCTTGTTTCCGTAGAAAAGATTGATAGTGTTGGTCTTCGATTGATGCAAAGCCGAGCGCAAAATTGACATAATCGGCGTTATGCCGCTTCCGGCCGCAATCAGGAAATATGTTTTGTATTCGTCCGGCTGTATTTCGGCTTTGAAACTGCCCAAGGGCAAAGTCGCTTCCACGGTATCGCCCGGCTTTAGGTTGTCATTGATAAAGTTCGACACGATTCCCTTTTTTACCCTTTTTACGGTAACGCTCGGAGCTTCCGTTCCGAACGGGTTACTGTTTAGGGAATAGCTTCTGCGGTGTTCCGTATTGTCGATCAAGAATCGGAAAGTAAGGTGTTGGCCGGGCAGAAAACAGAAGTCGGATTTTATTTCTTCCGGAATATCAAAACTGACCGTTACGGCCTCGCAGGTGGCGGGCTGTACGTCCGCTACTCGCAGTTTGTGGAAATGTGTGGCCATGGCTTTACGATTTTTGATTTTCCGAATCCACCCATTTCTGTATCCGTTCCTGAAAACCCCTAACGGTGCTTTCGCCGTGTTGGGCCGTAGCCTCCACGCCAAAGAGCGGGTTGCTTAACGATTTCTGCTGTTGTTCGCAGACGTAGATGTCTTCCTGCATAAAATCTCCGCTGGCCATCGGGTCGTCCTCGTCGTAGTTGCCGTATTTGGTATCCATTCCCATGATTTTCGGCCACCATTTCTTCGAAGACTCGCTTTGCTTGTAATATTCCATATCGGTCATCGGCTGTAGTTTGGTTCTTACGATGACTTTGGTCTTGTCGGGAGCCAAAGGAATGGCCACGAACACGCTCCAGCTTGATTCGCTTTCGGCCAATCCGACATTCGGGAATAGCCAAGGAACGTAAGCGCCCAAGTGTTCGTCAGTCATTTCCGTGATGCGTTTGAAAGGCATCAGTTTGTCCAGGTTATCTCGATAATCCTTTGCCAGGGGTTCGCGGAAGAGGTAGTGGTCGCCTACGAATCCGAATTCGGCTTTGGCGTGGTCGTACATATTCAGCGTGCTGGAATGCAGATGCGCCAAGTGGTAAACGTCTATATAGTTTTCCGCCACAATCTTCCAGTTGGCGTTGATCGTTTTCTCATAGCCCGTATCCGGGTATTCGAGTAGTTTGTCGGGGTTGTGCGGGCCCAATTTTTCTTTGCAGCCCCTAAACCACTCCGCGATACTTGGCGCTTCCGGCGACGGATGCGCCCAAACCATTCCTCTCCAAATGTCTACGGACGCCTTGTGGAGGCAAATTTTTCCCATATCCAAATCCGGAAATTCCTTTTCCTTTTCGGGAACATTTACCAATTGGCCGGTAAGGTCGTAGGTCCAGTCGTGATAAGGGCAGGTGATGGCCTTTTGCGCTTTGCCGACGGCACGGAGCAATTGTGTGCCACGGTGGCGACAAAGGTTATGAAAAGCCCGGAGACGCTGGTCACGGCCTTTTACGACAAGGATATTCTGCTTGCCGCACTGTACTGTGATATAGTCTCCGGGATTCTTCAGGTCTTCCGGAAATCCGGCGAATTGCCAAGTGTTTCCGAATATCTTTTCCTGTTCCATTTCAAGCCATTCGGTGGAAGTGTAGGCCTCAACGGGCAGGACGGGCATCTTTCGGTCTTTGTTCATGGGTGGTGGGTTTGTGGTGGAGCGGGTTTATTGTGAATTAATTGATGGGTACATGGAGCTCGACTTTCAGTAGGTTTCCTTCTTTGTCGGAACGGTAGACTTCGTAAGCGTTCGAAAGCCCTTCGTCAAGGTCTGATTGAGAAATCTTGGCCCAAAGTTCTCCCAGCCAACTTTCGTAATTGTTAGGGTTGGAAGTGAAAACCGCATATTCACTGGGTTTGATTTTGATTGTGGACATAGAATCCGGCGTTTTGGCTTTATTTTTTTTAAAGCCAACACTTAATGTATAGGCTTCTTCGGATGCCCAATTGTAATCATTGTAAACCACGTAAAGCGGTTCGCCATAGAGATTGTCGGGAGTGGTCAGGGATTCGGCCCCGGAATAGAATTTATAGATTAAGTTTTGGACCTGTCCGGCGCTATCGGTGGAATTGGGGATGAATTTCATCGAGATTCCCGTAATCAACAGCGTGTCGTTTAGATCTTGGGTTTGGTACTTCAGGCTTATTTTTCCTTCCTCCGAAATATCGGGTATTCGATCGTTTTTGGTTTCTGTGGTTGCGGAATCGCTTGTTGTTAATTTTCCGGGAATAGTGTCGTTTAGCTTCAGGCTATCGGGTTCGGTAAATTTCCCTACGGATCTTCCCACAAAAGCTTTGGGACCGTAAGGCTCTTCGGTTACGCTGAAATAAAGGCTGTAGGCCGAAAGCGATAGCCAAGTGAAAATTATAATCCAATAAAGGATCGGGTTGTCTTTTCTTTCCACAGGTTCGATAAAGAATGTAGTGCCGAACCTGATGTCGGGAATAACCCAGACTAGGAACATGACGCCCCATACCCAAGTCCAGTTTTGGAAGATGGCGACGTAAAGCAGGCAAAGGCCGAGTATGGCTCTGATCTTGTATTTTCTCATTCGCGTAGATTGGTGGCGCAGTGATGCAAAAGTAGCGTCAGCGTTTTTCTAAGAATTTGATACAGGTCAAAAAAAGCCCCGGATATTTCCGGGGCTGAGTGTTCATTATGACGATGAGCGGATTCGGCTTAGCGTTTCTTGCGAAATGCCGAGGTGCGTGGCGATATCGCCTAGCTTTACCCGAAGCTCTATATCGGGAAAATATTCGAGAAGCCGGACATAGCGTTCCTTTGCCGAAAGAAACATGTAGCCTTTTCCGTAGTAGTCTATAAAAGCGACTTGCTCTTCTGAGAGTATTCTGCAGAAGCGTTCGAAAGCGGGGTGCTTTTCCTGCAAGTTCACGTAATGTTTGTGGTCTATGGAATAGAGTATGGAGTCTTCAGTGGCTTTGATGTATTCGAAACTGGGCTCCAAAGTCAAGAAACTGTACCACGAGGTGACAAAAAAGCCTTCTTTGTAAAACCAAGATGTGATTTCCTTATCGTCGTGATAATAGTAAGTGCGTATGATGCCCGTATCTAGATAGTAAAGCTTTCTGCATGTGCGCCCTTCGGTAAGTAAAACATCGTTTTTCTTGATTTCTTCTTTCCTGAAAAGGCTTCGTATATCCGCCTCCAGATCCTCCGGAATAGGTGTCCGGGCTTTGATATCAGCTAATAATCGGTCCATAGGTCTGTGTGTGAAAGATCGTTTAGGGCTGTAAAATATGAGCTAAGTATGTCAATTGAAAAGAAGGAGCCCGATTTTTTCATATGTATGAGAATGGTGCCAAACGTTCATAGAAAATGGAATTTTTGTAAACTCTGAGGAAACTTTAAGCAAGAAACATTGTGTCGTGTGATAGGGTTCAATAATGAATCCGCAAGTCTTTTAAGCCCGAATGTTTCTTCGAAAAAATACCGCAAAACGGAACGGCCCAGCCTCCGGGGATTCCCGTGGCGGGCGGGTTATGACGGATTTGAGGGAAGTGGCTGTGGCGCAGGCCCATTACCAGGATTTGGCGGATCGAAAACCGGTTATCCAAGCCGTTTTGAATATGGAAGGATTCCATAAGGTGCTTCGCGAAAAGGTGACGGAAGAAAGACTGAAAAAAACACACTTTGGACGAAGTGTGGGCCAGCTTGAGGATGCCGTGGAAGCTTATAACGTATTGTTCTCCAGCGCTCCGCCCGAGAACAGGTCGCCGGAATGGGTTCAGGCGTGTTTTAAATCATTGATGGTGGTTGAAAAGACTGTCGTGACAATGCAACACGGCACTATGGAGCTTGCGCCGGGGATCCAGCACAAGCTTGGCGATGCGACAATGCATTTGATGAACGAGATCAGCAATGAGATCGTAAGGCTCGCTACCTGTTTGGGTGATGACGACGATTCATTTAGTGCGTATGATCCGGATGTATTGACATCGGCTCAGGATATTAGAAGAGCGAAAAAGCTGTGGCGACGATTAAAAAATAATCATGGAGAAATCAGGTATTCCTCTAGGGTAGTGTATCCGTTTGAAAACAGAAAAGACAAGGATTTAGGGTTTGAGGCTTATGCTCTTGAGTTTTTTGCGAAGCTACTTTCGGTTCCCGCCGGTGTTGAGTTATTGGACAAAGCGGAACGTGGCCCTTGGCCCATTTTGTTGAATTTCGCATATAAGCCGGGAGCGAAATTTCCCGTTCGTTTTTTGTCTCCTGAGCACGCATGCCCCGAAACCACTCCCGATGCTCAAACAGTTGCCGGAAAGGGAACGATTTCTCAAGTGATTTGCCCTATTAGAATAAAAAGAGGAAGTCATTATTCCTTTTTTGTTGAACGGGGACAAGTGAACGGACTGTATTCACCGAATTATTTGCGCTTTGCGATAGCCTTAGAAAAAGCTGTTCGGGGACAAAAAGGAGAGGCCGTCCCAATGACAAAAGAAGATGAATGGGACTTGGAGAAAAAGTGGAGGATAGCGTTTAACCTGCCGTATGAAGAAGGCCTGAGAAATACCCTTGGCGACGATCAGGTTTATGAATATCCTTCGGGAGAAATCTTTGAGGCGATGGCTTCGGAAAAACTGTTGGATTTTGCCATTCATGTAGAGCCACATATTAAAGGGCCTCAGCGAGAAGCTATTCCCAAGGATATGCAAGAATGGTTATCCGTTGCTTCCCAATTCTTGGACAAATTCAAGCCTGAAGCTTTTCCCGAACCTTGGGCAGATCCGCCGCGCTCGGCAAGTATTGACTGGTCAAATCCGGTAAGTGCTGAAGTGCCGTCTCTAGGCTTAAATGGACAGGTTTTTATAGTTCGGGACAATAGGAAAAAGACCTGCGTGTTGAAATTGGGAATAAGGGCGCTGGAAGCGATAAAAGAGGATTTCGCTTCCCAATTTCTTAGACAGTTCGGCACGTTGTGCACGGCCCCGGAGACGGCTGTAGTTTCAGTCCATCACGATTCGATGAAAAGGCTGAAAGAAGCCACTGCGCATTTAAGTGCCGAAACGGGACTTGGAAAACTCCACAAGGCATTGGCTGATTGTGCTTCAGGGAGTGTTTTGGTTATGGAAAAAGTAAAGGGGCGACATGATATAACTCCGTGCTATGATGCTCCCAAAACCCAAAGAGCATTGGGCGAAATGCTGTTTTTCGATTTATTTCTTGGGAACCATGATCGCTTTATGGATGTGTTTAACGTTGGGAATTTTATGTTTCTGGACGGGAAACGGCCAGAAGATTCTGAGCCTCCATTTCTTGCTGGGTTGGACCAGACACTTAACGGTTACGGGACTAGATATTTTAGGGAATTAGTGGGACCTGCGCCATCGAGCGTGGGAATTTGTAAGACTGTTAGGCATACTCAACCACCAGATGGCGAGACTGTGGCGGAGGGAGAGAAATACCGAAAACATACCGTGACGAAACTGGAAGAAACTGAGGCCACTGTGAAAACAGATGATGATGACGAAAACTTTTGGGAAATCTTGGAGGTGGACAGACCAGTTTGGCACTTGGATTCGGAAAGAGAAGCGTATAAAGAGTTTGAGAGGAACCCGACGGAATATAATGACCGCTTGGCCACAATTAGTCAATCGACGGTGGAGGAATTCGGTGAGATATTGGAGTATATGATTTATTGTTTCATAAATGGCCTACCTAGTCCGTTAGGGATGTTTCTGGCAAAAAAGATCTCGACAAGGGCAAACAGTAAAGTGAACGCAAAGAAGATTGACGAAGGTTTTGTCTGTGCGGCGTTAGAATTGACCGGTAAAATTTCGGGTTTTGCCGAATTCCAACGCTGGGATTTTTCAGGATTTCCAAGGGAAGGGGAAGCCATGGTTCGGAAATGGATCGCAACACAT
It encodes the following:
- a CDS encoding aromatic ring-hydroxylating dioxygenase subunit alpha, whose protein sequence is MNKDRKMPVLPVEAYTSTEWLEMEQEKIFGNTWQFAGFPEDLKNPGDYITVQCGKQNILVVKGRDQRLRAFHNLCRHRGTQLLRAVGKAQKAITCPYHDWTYDLTGQLVNVPEKEKEFPDLDMGKICLHKASVDIWRGMVWAHPSPEAPSIAEWFRGCKEKLGPHNPDKLLEYPDTGYEKTINANWKIVAENYIDVYHLAHLHSSTLNMYDHAKAEFGFVGDHYLFREPLAKDYRDNLDKLMPFKRITEMTDEHLGAYVPWLFPNVGLAESESSWSVFVAIPLAPDKTKVIVRTKLQPMTDMEYYKQSESSKKWWPKIMGMDTKYGNYDEDDPMASGDFMQEDIYVCEQQQKSLSNPLFGVEATAQHGESTVRGFQERIQKWVDSENQKS
- a CDS encoding Crp/Fnr family transcriptional regulator; the encoded protein is MDRLLADIKARTPIPEDLEADIRSLFRKEEIKKNDVLLTEGRTCRKLYYLDTGIIRTYYYHDDKEITSWFYKEGFFVTSWYSFLTLEPSFEYIKATEDSILYSIDHKHYVNLQEKHPAFERFCRILSEEQVAFIDYYGKGYMFLSAKERYVRLLEYFPDIELRVKLGDIATHLGISQETLSRIRSSS
- a CDS encoding effector binding domain-containing protein, whose protein sequence is MRKYKIRAILGLCLLYVAIFQNWTWVWGVMFLVWVIPDIRFGTTFFIEPVERKDNPILYWIIIFTWLSLSAYSLYFSVTEEPYGPKAFVGRSVGKFTEPDSLKLNDTIPGKLTTSDSATTETKNDRIPDISEEGKISLKYQTQDLNDTLLITGISMKFIPNSTDSAGQVQNLIYKFYSGAESLTTPDNLYGEPLYVVYNDYNWASEEAYTLSVGFKKNKAKTPDSMSTIKIKPSEYAVFTSNPNNYESWLGELWAKISQSDLDEGLSNAYEVYRSDKEGNLLKVELHVPIN
- a CDS encoding ferredoxin--NADP reductase, with protein sequence MATHFHKLRVADVQPATCEAVTVSFDIPEEIKSDFCFLPGQHLTFRFLIDNTEHRRSYSLNSNPFGTEAPSVTVKRVKKGIVSNFINDNLKPGDTVEATLPLGSFKAEIQPDEYKTYFLIAAGSGITPIMSILRSALHQSKTNTINLFYGNKDQDSIIFEKELEKLRLNHLDRLKVCHTLSSPKVWSSWKQWEGKKGRIDAKSLEAFINEHPPIAQSTEYFVCGPEAMNLCVRDTLLSLGVPSEQIKIEMFGHSDSNLDKTVTPVDNAELEASLDGKTIKTEVKSGNTILRSLLDSGADVPYSCESGVCGTCTATLVNGKTEMKSCFALTEEEIKNGAILTCQAYPVSEKVKIDFDK